The Daphnia magna isolate NIES linkage group LG3, ASM2063170v1.1, whole genome shotgun sequence genomic interval tttttttttaaaatgtacttgtgtttacatgcattcttggtaatttaaaacattggaataataataatgagaagttagaattcaaatttgaattacgcgcgtcatcaaaatggccgccgcaatggatgccgggaaggggccaagggggtacattttattggaatttgtggttcttaaactataaaaatcgaagtaaaatataacatcaaaacatgctagagataataaagaatcttaataatatattttctgtttattttggtgtatattaataaccaaacaacgtacccaaaaatgtctgttttggccctcccccccccctaaaatgtcataaaataaaataattaattacgttctaagttttcagcgaattttcgtaaattttacggcaatcgataggtatttaaaagcgctatctacttggtgaatttcatcaaaaaatatagaaaaggaaaaaaattctaaatgaatcaattttttttgcgttttgtcgcttGGGTCCAATACTgcgcttgatcgattaaatgaaaaaaatttgattcatttagaatttttttccttttcgatattttttgatgaaatttaCCAAGTAGATAGCGCTTTTAAATACAtatcgattgccgtaaaacttacgaaaattcgctgaaaacttagaacgtaattaattattttattttatgacattttaggggagggggggggagggccaaaaacagacatttttgggtacgttgtttggttactaatatacaccaaaataaacagaaaatatattattaagattctttattatctctagcatgttttgatgttatattttacttcgatttttatagtttaagaaccacaaattccaataaaatgtaccccccttggccccttcccggcatccattgcggcggccattttgatgacgcgcgtaattcaaatttgaattctaacttctcattattattattccaatgttttaaattaccaagaatgcatgtaaacacaagtacattttaaataaaaactcaatgtgttttaaatagtaagcagcaagtgttttattcatgaacaacataaagcaaattcaatgagtgaagagtgacacgaacaaattgtttgattatttgattatttaattacatttttacattgaaaaatacctaattagctttaatggtttattcttagttattgattctaggcttagaaggttgctttttaattgactattcaattgttggttgttgccccggtcaacctagtgggattccgatacctggaaaagggaaaataaaagagtgatgtcagggctataacattaaaattgtgtgagataagttacctgtttgataattgtgttaatttttttacaatgccacaatagattaccttcttaataaaaaagtgtacttcccaacgtggatggaaaacgcagccaacacactgaatgcaaatttaaagctttggctgagtaacactgtaaaaattttatgcatttcactaatcctaaataaaattcgttaaatggtaagaaattcattaatattacctatcaaataataatatattcttacttctgttctaatgtaaaatttgtttcgtggttcaaaaaaatgaaatacagcaatttttttcattaaaaaagtttattctttttaaacatatatatagattttaaaaatacaaacacaaatacaactaactttaaaaccaaatcaaaagaaaaaaacaaaaacaataaacgtaaataatgacaacatagctaaacaatcaaacaaaattggaacgcccgccACGGAGACTATGTTGAACGGAAACAAATCGGAATAAGCCGTACGCATAGTGATCGGAAACAATTCCGTTCCCCACCACTTGGAGGATCCGTTTTTGACCGACAATCTAAACGGATCTGTTTCCGTGGACagatgaagactgtgttggcccactggatgtaatagttaAAGCCTGGAGCTTCCCTATCTTGcccgttcaatcgttttgacgcactccctacctccttttttccaacttggaatggactttagcgcgttctactggtgacgaagaacaacatttttcaaaatataaacatgccgtttttacaaatacttcgctaaatatataacaattgtgttttacgtttattttcaaattttttctttgttgtatgaatacaaatgcaatgtaattattttttgaaattttcgtttatttaatgtaaatattgtataaaatggtgctaacactgaaaaaaaaggcaataatCAGATAGGGTCTGAACCTAATACCAATTCTCATTTAATGCACTTGTTAGACGCgttaaccactcagctatgCTATACCTGAAATATatgatataactaataagataactctactactaataagaatcataattagtctttttggattgaaaattttttattcttgataaTACAGGGCCTTTTCGTAATTTGACGTTTAGCAATtaatacaaataataataataaataattaacacaagataaaattgatgcttaataatttttgtttacttatatccttgttattcaattaaacaggagaagacttgcaatgaaaaatattccaaacccgtaacttttgtcttcaatttcaacactttcaaaaacaaaaaaaagaactctaacatcaaaacgctaaaacgacaactaactgttttgtttgttttttgttttgttaacgattgttcaatgaagttccaagaatctttggtggtggtgctagtgtccattcgagaataagctcctcccatcgccggaggggtgagtcacttttacagttctagacttcaggcttgaactattacatccagtgggctatggTATTACATATGTAACAGAGAGTTAAGCTGAGGAATTGAGCAAGGGTaaatgtgaattgcctctcaGTCTGGCATTGCTTCATTATGTTATAATATGTCATTTATAAACTGTATGTAATTGTTATTTCGACCGCTAGAATGCGCGGGCATGCACTCAGCGCCGACATTATTCCGATTAAGCCACGCCCCCCATTGTATCCCTATAAATTGCGCCCTCACTCATTTTTCGCGCCAGTTGCCGCTGAAGAGTCGTAAGAGTAAGAGCTACGGTCGGTAGGCTCTCGGGTTTTTTGCGACCAAGTGTCAAATAAACGAATTTGTATTGCCGCACACAAATACAAACTATTTGTGTGCGGCAATACAAATTCGTTAATTTATCGAGTATTTTGTGTCGTGCTTCACATCAATTATAttaaatgagtttttaataACGATCTGGGATAACCAGATAAGCTTGTTGGCATCTTTCTCTTTATCAAAGAAGAACTCAAAGTGTTAGGCGAATATACTAGAATTTTGTTTatatctttcctttttgttacGGCAGAATTAAGTCGGAGACAACCACAATTGTCTTGTGGGCGTTGTCGGGCGTCATGAATAACTCTAAATAAGTTTATAAACATAATTGTTAAATTAACTATAAATATAACGAAATATATgcgaaaaatagttttaaatctAATGGCGCATGGAGAATGTCTGAAATAATGATACTTTTCCAAATAGCTGGAATTATTGGTCCAAATTTAGTTCTATCAGTGGTCTTGTGTCTACAGGAATACTGAAGTAGAGCCGAATGCATTTGAATCAAATCATTcggcatttcaaaaaaaaaagaaatgtttactAAAATCTTCGATTACTTGACTTCTCTTTTTCGCGGCAACGGTGCAGAAAGTGTCCCGAACGTTACTGAAAAATCATTCCCCGTCGCTCGAAAACCAACCGAGTCGAACCAGAAAGGCGCATTAACCATAGATAAAAGGGGCCTTAAATGTAGTGGCTTTGACTGGGATTATCCAAAGACTGTCTGGCAAACAGTTCTATCAATCCCCATGACTGAGGAAACTAACATTCCCATGACTGAGATGGGCAGTGACGAACCAAAAAATTCACAGCTTGTCCCAGATCCGGAAGAAGTCTTAGACGACTGTGGTTCGGGAATAGAAAGATTCACTAGGATGATCAATTTTACATTGGGCGTGCTTGTCTTCTTTCTCCaggtaaaaatttaaacacataaaatgtttttactgTTTGTGGTTTCTAATTTCTTGCATTACTTTTAATACTATAGTTGTGGGCCTTACTTATTTCAACAATGAATGTGGATATAGACCCTACTGGCTTCTTAGTTGGCATCTACCTCGTTATGCTCGCAGCACTGGCGATATTCGAAAAGTAATTTTCGTATTTATTTTCGATTGCGTCTTCTTAATAAAATGAGTTTTTCCCCCTTGATTTTTAGGGTCAGGAGTATTGATATTGCTCGCTGTTTGACTTTATTCGCGATCTTGGGGGTGGCTttgattattttaaattcttggAGTATCTACCGTTGCCGGTATGACTACTGTTCTACGATTGGTACTTCTCCAGAAACCTTGGATATATCGACTGCCGCAAGTTGCCGATGTTTCACTCAACGGCTCATTATTGATTCATTTATGGTTGCATGTGGTGTTGGGATCTTCATTTTTAACGGAGTTCTCCTGTACGTTCTTTCCTTCAAAACTACAACGAAATAGTTTTGAAATAGAATTTAATGCATGAATCATTTAGCAAAAAACTGGTGACGAAAAACAGGAACAAGAAAAGGCAGCAACGTAACATTGATTAAATTAAAAGAGGGCGCAATTTATAGGGATACAATGGGGGGCGTGGCTTAATCGGAATAATGTCGGCGCTGAGTGCATGCCCGCGCATTCTAGCGGTCGAAATAACAATTACATACAGTTTATAAATGACATATTATAACATAATGAAGCAATGCCAGACtgagaggcaattcacatttACCCTTGCTCAATTCCTCAGCTTAACTCTCTGTTCCATATGTAATAccatagcccactggatgtaatagttcaagcctgaagtctagaactgtaaaagtgactcacccctccggcgatgggaggagcttattctcgaatggacactagcaccaccaccaaagattcttggaactgcagcaacttttacacctttgt includes:
- the LOC123470385 gene encoding uncharacterized protein LOC123470385, with product MFTKIFDYLTSLFRGNGAESVPNVTEKSFPVARKPTESNQKGALTIDKRGLKCSGFDWDYPKTVWQTVLSIPMTEETNIPMTEMGSDEPKNSQLVPDPEEVLDDCGSGIERFTRMINFTLGVLVFFLQLWALLISTMNVDIDPTGFLVGIYLVMLAALAIFEKVRSIDIARCLTLFAILGVALIILNSWSIYRCRYDYCSTIGTSPETLDISTAASCRCFTQRLIIDSFMVACGVGIFIFNGVLLYVLSFKTTTK